One Dehalococcoidales bacterium DNA segment encodes these proteins:
- a CDS encoding ABC transporter permease: MRNYVIRRIILMIPTIFVVSVVVFFMVRFIPGDIVELMAFQRVTGGAATKEAAVDVDNIRHQLGLDVPAPVQYARWMKGIFTRGDFGTSLWTDRPVLPEMLNRLPITFELGFFAFIISQLVAFPVGVISAIRQDSWLDYLGRSFAIISLATPAFWLATLLIVFGSIWWGWSPAMEIIPFSEDPMGNLEQFVIPAALLGTAMSASTMRMLRTTLLDVLRQDYVRTAWAKGLMERVVITRHAMRNAMIPVITMVAGQLFIMIGGTVIIEQIFNLPGIGRLFIESCFRRDYPYVSGINFILASVGLLLILATDLSYAYLDPRIRYK; this comes from the coding sequence ATGCGCAACTATGTAATCCGAAGAATAATCCTGATGATACCCACCATATTCGTGGTGAGTGTAGTAGTGTTCTTTATGGTCCGCTTTATTCCAGGTGACATAGTCGAGTTAATGGCGTTCCAGAGGGTGACGGGTGGGGCAGCAACAAAGGAAGCCGCGGTAGATGTAGACAACATCAGGCACCAACTGGGGTTGGATGTACCGGCACCTGTCCAGTATGCACGCTGGATGAAGGGCATATTTACCCGTGGCGACTTCGGGACCTCGCTCTGGACAGACAGGCCGGTTCTTCCAGAGATGCTCAACAGACTGCCGATAACCTTCGAACTTGGCTTCTTTGCTTTCATCATCTCGCAACTGGTAGCTTTCCCTGTGGGCGTAATTTCGGCCATCCGGCAGGATAGCTGGCTGGACTATCTGGGGCGTAGCTTTGCCATCATCTCTCTGGCGACCCCTGCCTTCTGGCTGGCAACCTTGCTTATCGTCTTCGGCTCGATATGGTGGGGATGGTCGCCGGCGATGGAGATAATCCCCTTCTCTGAGGACCCAATGGGGAACTTGGAGCAGTTCGTGATTCCGGCCGCCCTCCTGGGGACGGCTATGTCGGCATCAACCATGAGAATGCTGCGTACCACTCTGCTTGACGTGCTCAGGCAGGACTACGTCCGGACTGCGTGGGCCAAGGGGCTCATGGAGAGGGTAGTCATCACCAGGCATGCCATGAGGAATGCCATGATTCCGGTGATAACCATGGTAGCCGGCCAGCTCTTCATCATGATTGGCGGCACGGTTATTATAGAGCAGATATTCAACCTGCCCGGGATTGGGCGCCTCTTCATTGAGTCTTGCTTCAGGAGAGACTACCCCTACGTGAGCGGCATAAACTTCATTTTGGCCTCCGTCGGGTTACTACTCATCCTGGCTACCGACCTGAGCTACGCCTACCTTGACCCGAGGATTCGCTATAAATAG